One Methanohalophilus mahii DSM 5219 genomic window carries:
- the mtrD gene encoding tetrahydromethanopterin S-methyltransferase subunit D yields the protein MIDIAGVLAANFLYVILITLGGVLVSGSVHFVPVGGAPAAMAQATGIGTGTVQLAAGAGLTGLVTAGAMLNVTDSIALILAAGMVGAMIMIGVTMMVGNLVYVYGVGVPPASAKVDYDPITKDRQDIYVSQGTEGHGLPTVSFVSGIIGGGLGGIGGALVYYSLMSIANGMASADFIGLAAIFAVGIFFVNAVIPSYNIGGTIEGFHDPKFKKWPKAVVTSLIVTFMCAIVSVITIGGL from the coding sequence ATGATAGATATTGCAGGAGTACTGGCAGCCAATTTCCTATACGTGATCCTCATCACACTTGGAGGAGTGCTAGTATCCGGAAGTGTCCACTTCGTACCTGTGGGTGGTGCACCCGCAGCAATGGCACAGGCTACCGGAATTGGAACCGGTACAGTACAGCTGGCTGCAGGTGCGGGTCTTACAGGACTTGTAACAGCAGGCGCAATGCTGAACGTGACAGACAGTATCGCCCTGATCCTTGCAGCCGGTATGGTCGGTGCAATGATTATGATCGGCGTAACTATGATGGTCGGAAACCTTGTGTACGTCTACGGTGTCGGTGTCCCCCCGGCTTCAGCAAAGGTAGACTATGATCCGATCACAAAGGACAGACAGGATATCTATGTATCACAGGGTACTGAAGGACACGGTCTTCCAACTGTATCATTTGTAAGTGGTATTATCGGAGGAGGTCTGGGTGGTATCGGCGGTGCACTTGTCTATTATTCCCTGATGAGTATTGCAAACGGTATGGCCTCTGCAGACTTTATAGGTCTTGCAGCTATCTTTGCAGTGGGAATTTTCTTTGTCAACGCTGTGATTCCATCTTACAACATAGGCGGTACAATCGAAGGATTCCATGATCCTAAGTTTAAGAAATGGCCAAAAGCAGTAGTAACATCTTTAATTGTTACATTTATGTGCGCAATTGTAAGTGTAATTACAATAGGAGGTCTGTAA
- the mtrC gene encoding tetrahydromethanopterin S-methyltransferase subunit MtrC, giving the protein MSAGGSGGGAAEAIPQNKLIAFGAAGGLIAIYLSYFMVQLAGPAFSFIGALGAICAIVWGAAAVRRVANYGLGTGVPSIGMLSLGMGIVAAMFGLAVGGIAGPVVAFVTAMIIGLVIGILANRVIGMGIPIMEQSTTEIAGAGTLAIIGLSTAMTGTFMFDVILTEIVATGYIALIFIVAGIAILHPFNANLGPDEKQDRTLSTGFEKGAIAMVMAGIVSAVSAGASAAPTIVIGLAIWYVSFSQYWNYVLRDAYDVVGTGLLPKEEEESE; this is encoded by the coding sequence ATGTCTGCAGGAGGAAGTGGCGGAGGTGCCGCAGAGGCAATTCCCCAGAATAAACTTATCGCTTTCGGAGCAGCAGGCGGACTTATCGCAATCTACCTGAGTTATTTCATGGTACAACTTGCGGGACCTGCATTTTCATTCATAGGTGCCCTCGGCGCGATTTGCGCTATTGTATGGGGCGCCGCTGCAGTACGCAGGGTGGCCAATTATGGTTTGGGCACAGGTGTACCATCAATCGGTATGCTGTCACTCGGTATGGGTATAGTGGCCGCAATGTTCGGTCTTGCAGTAGGAGGTATTGCCGGACCAGTAGTTGCTTTTGTAACTGCAATGATCATTGGCCTTGTAATCGGTATCCTGGCAAACAGAGTTATAGGAATGGGCATACCGATCATGGAACAGTCCACAACTGAAATAGCAGGTGCAGGTACCCTGGCGATTATAGGACTCAGTACAGCCATGACAGGCACTTTCATGTTTGATGTGATTCTGACCGAGATAGTCGCTACAGGTTACATCGCACTGATTTTCATCGTTGCAGGTATTGCAATTCTTCATCCTTTCAACGCAAACCTCGGACCCGATGAAAAACAGGACAGGACCCTTTCCACTGGATTTGAAAAAGGTGCTATTGCAATGGTGATGGCCGGTATCGTCTCTGCAGTTTCAGCCGGTGCATCCGCTGCCCCCACGATCGTTATCGGACTGGCCATATGGTATGTTTCTTTCAGCCAGTACTGGAACTATGTTCTCAGGGACGCATATGATGTGGTTGGAACAGGTCTCCTGCCAAAGGAAGAGGAGGAATCGGAATGA
- a CDS encoding tetrahydromethanopterin S-methyltransferase subunit B: MSMVHVAPEVHLVLDPMSSLLAAERDDVIAYSMDPVMERIDDLDKIADDLVNSLAPDRPLLSSFPGRENTSYSAGIYSNVFYGVIVGLVFSGILAIVIYMLSMTGGL, encoded by the coding sequence ATGAGCATGGTACATGTTGCCCCTGAAGTACACTTAGTACTGGACCCGATGTCATCCCTGCTTGCCGCAGAACGTGATGATGTCATTGCATATTCCATGGATCCAGTAATGGAAAGAATAGATGACCTTGATAAGATCGCAGATGACCTTGTGAATTCCCTCGCCCCGGACAGGCCCCTTCTCAGTTCCTTCCCGGGAAGAGAAAACACATCATACAGTGCCGGCATATACAGCAATGTGTTCTATGGTGTCATTGTAGGACTGGTATTCTCAGGAATTCTGGCAATTGTGATCTACATGCTTAGCATGACGGGAGGATTGTAA
- the mtrA gene encoding tetrahydromethanopterin S-methyltransferase subunit A, whose product MAEKREPAAGWPILKGEYDVGDPENCVAVITLGSHLDGGPMLEAGASITGPCKTENLGLEKVVSHIIANPNIRYLVVTGSEVKGHITGEAFIMLHKNGVSDNRIVNASGAIPYVENLTEEAVQRYQEQIECIDLIGTEDMGTISSKIKELAAKDPDAFDADPLVIEVGGEAEEEEEVGGLKPMASEISVIRGRILDIEREMARIGEFNKFHAGVHAGKFEGIMIGLAITLSLLGLILFGR is encoded by the coding sequence ATGGCAGAAAAAAGAGAACCAGCAGCCGGATGGCCAATCCTCAAGGGAGAATATGATGTAGGAGATCCGGAAAACTGTGTTGCAGTAATTACTCTGGGTTCACACCTGGATGGCGGACCCATGCTGGAAGCAGGAGCTTCAATTACAGGCCCCTGTAAAACAGAGAATCTGGGTCTGGAAAAAGTTGTATCCCACATTATTGCAAACCCAAATATCAGGTATCTGGTCGTAACCGGATCTGAAGTAAAAGGACACATAACCGGTGAAGCATTCATTATGCTGCACAAAAATGGTGTCAGTGATAACAGAATCGTGAATGCCAGCGGTGCTATTCCATATGTGGAAAACCTGACCGAAGAAGCTGTACAGAGGTATCAGGAACAGATCGAATGTATCGATCTTATCGGTACCGAGGACATGGGAACTATCAGCAGCAAGATAAAAGAACTTGCAGCCAAGGACCCTGATGCTTTTGATGCAGATCCCCTTGTGATAGAAGTCGGCGGTGAAGCAGAAGAGGAAGAAGAAGTCGGTGGCCTAAAGCCGATGGCATCCGAGATCTCTGTAATTCGTGGCAGGATTCTTGATATCGAGAGGGAAATGGCCAGGATTGGAGAGTTCAATAAATTCCATGCCGGTGTCCACGCAGGCAAGTTTGAAGGAATAATGATCGGACTTGCCATTACATTATCCCTACTTGGCCTGATATTATTCGGGAGGTGA
- a CDS encoding tetrahydromethanopterin S-methyltransferase subunit F: MAEEEYGKGVPMVIEPKMGAIDRVVEDIRYRAQLISRSQKLDSGVSAAGIVGFTIGFLFALIMVIILPLLVWQVI; encoded by the coding sequence ATGGCGGAAGAAGAATATGGAAAAGGCGTGCCAATGGTCATTGAACCAAAGATGGGCGCCATTGATCGAGTGGTCGAAGATATCCGTTACAGGGCCCAGCTGATATCCAGGAGCCAAAAGCTTGATTCGGGTGTATCAGCCGCAGGAATAGTCGGTTTCACAATCGGATTTCTTTTTGCACTGATAATGGTTATCATACTACCACTATTGGTATGGCAGGTGATTTAA
- the mtrG gene encoding tetrahydromethanopterin S-methyltransferase subunit MtrG, with protein MADEQANNNIPAVVVDSEDFDKILKKLNDIDEKIEFANSEITQKIGKKVGRDIGILYGAVAGILMFLLYISISPILF; from the coding sequence ATGGCTGACGAACAAGCGAATAACAATATTCCAGCCGTAGTGGTGGACTCGGAAGATTTTGACAAAATACTCAAGAAACTCAATGATATCGACGAGAAAATTGAGTTTGCCAACAGTGAAATCACACAGAAGATAGGCAAGAAAGTAGGAAGGGATATAGGAATACTCTATGGAGCAGTTGCAGGCATATTGATGTTCTTGCTCTATATCTCGATATCACCTATACTTTTCTAA
- the mtrH gene encoding tetrahydromethanopterin S-methyltransferase subunit H gives MFKFDKKQEVFEVGNVKFGGQPGQYPTILVGSMFYNRHNIVTDEDTGEFDRPAAEKLWDNMLEMAETTGNPCVNQIVGETPEAIKKYIDWFVEYDEKTPFLIDSSAGDVRAAAADYVTEIGVADRAIYNSINASIHEEEIEAVKRSDIEASIVLAFNAVDPTLKGKIEVLEKGASGQTQGMLDIAKDCGITKPLVDVAATPLGAGAGSSIRAVIAVKGHFGLPVGGGYHNMASAWDWMKTYKKQFETKEQRKAIYMPTDIGTNLIPQILGSNFQLFGPIENTNTVFPATAMTDIILAENAKELGLEIEDENHPINKLV, from the coding sequence ATGTTCAAATTTGATAAGAAACAGGAAGTATTCGAGGTCGGAAATGTCAAGTTCGGCGGACAGCCCGGCCAATACCCAACCATTCTCGTCGGTTCAATGTTCTACAACAGGCACAACATTGTAACTGACGAAGATACTGGCGAATTCGACAGACCAGCAGCAGAAAAACTCTGGGACAACATGCTCGAGATGGCAGAAACTACAGGAAACCCCTGTGTCAACCAGATCGTGGGTGAAACCCCCGAAGCTATCAAAAAGTACATAGACTGGTTTGTTGAGTACGATGAAAAGACCCCGTTCCTGATAGATTCTTCAGCAGGGGACGTCCGTGCTGCAGCAGCTGATTATGTTACAGAGATCGGTGTTGCTGACAGGGCGATCTACAACTCCATTAACGCCAGTATCCACGAAGAAGAGATCGAAGCGGTCAAGAGAAGTGACATTGAAGCATCCATCGTACTCGCATTCAATGCGGTTGACCCAACCCTTAAGGGTAAGATTGAAGTACTCGAAAAGGGTGCATCCGGTCAGACACAGGGTATGCTTGATATCGCCAAGGATTGTGGAATCACAAAACCCCTGGTTGATGTTGCAGCAACTCCCCTTGGTGCCGGTGCCGGTTCATCCATCCGTGCAGTAATTGCTGTAAAGGGCCACTTTGGCCTGCCTGTAGGTGGAGGTTACCACAACATGGCATCCGCATGGGACTGGATGAAGACCTACAAGAAACAGTTCGAAACAAAGGAGCAGCGTAAGGCAATCTACATGCCTACTGATATCGGTACAAACCTCATACCACAGATCCTGGGATCCAACTTCCAGCTCTTCGGTCCAATCGAGAACACAAACACCGTGTTCCCGGCAACCGCAATGACCGATATCATCCTTGCAGAAAATGCCAAGGAACTCGGCCTTGAGATCGAAGACGAAAACCATCCAATCAACAAACTGGTCTGA
- a CDS encoding endonuclease III domain-containing protein: protein MDTEEIFDRLKPLYPHEYFSTERDPFYILISTVLSQRTRDEVTEVASRRLFDQYSTPVQMVEADVEKIEILIKDVGFYRVKAGRIKEISQILIDEYDSQVPASMVELLKLPGVGRKTANCVLSYAFLEKAIAVDTHVHRISNRLGLVDTVTPDQTEIELQKQVPVSYWREVNELFVQFGKTVCKPLSPACEVCAIEDLCAKKEKKK from the coding sequence ATGGACACGGAAGAAATATTCGACAGGTTGAAACCCCTTTATCCTCATGAATACTTTTCCACCGAAAGGGACCCCTTCTATATACTGATATCAACTGTTCTTTCCCAGCGCACCAGGGATGAAGTTACAGAAGTTGCCTCCCGGAGACTTTTTGATCAATATTCTACTCCTGTACAGATGGTGGAGGCAGATGTAGAAAAGATTGAAATTCTTATCAAGGATGTGGGTTTTTACAGGGTGAAAGCCGGCAGGATTAAAGAGATTTCTCAGATACTTATAGATGAATATGATTCACAGGTCCCTGCTTCCATGGTTGAGTTACTTAAACTTCCAGGCGTTGGAAGGAAGACCGCAAATTGTGTGCTTTCCTATGCTTTTTTGGAAAAAGCAATTGCAGTGGACACTCATGTACACAGGATATCAAACAGGCTGGGTCTTGTGGATACCGTGACTCCTGACCAGACCGAAATTGAGTTACAAAAACAGGTTCCGGTATCTTACTGGAGAGAAGTTAACGAGTTGTTTGTCCAGTTTGGCAAAACGGTATGCAAACCACTGTCTCCTGCTTGTGAGGTTTGTGCAATAGAAGATTTGTGTGCTAAAAAAGAAAAGAAAAAGTAA
- a CDS encoding DUF4139 domain-containing protein, whose translation MKQNKMLLYALMAIVVLSVVFSVATYNTPGNGDKEQSVKPSVASTSGSFKDLMEMTAMENTNNALQLTIYSGNFALVKEKRQAQLEEGYNNLRYSDVPTRIEPSSVILEDTGDNGISIIEQTYRYDVASRSGLLETYTGKEIMAYDTDGKQYTGTLLSYRDGLVLQTTEGVISLSETSKIEYPDSADLLTNPTLIWQLYSPISGNVEMLTSYITNGIGWDMGYVIKTDAEEKTADIEGWVNIDNNAGTSFEDATIKLMAGDINRQSAQKAYDSVRYEVPAEEAAAGSFDRESFSEYHMYTLKRQSSLPDKQSKQISLFSKDNVPVEKELVYDSWNGDRVSISLTLDNSEEEGPGVPLPAGVAKLYQPDSAGHLQFAGEDRIDHTPVGDSIRLTAGYAFDVTGEREQVEYERIGTNRYRTTNRITISNYKETNEEVVIVERLYGDWEITKSSHPYTKQDANTIEFKVEVPAEGDVEVTYTSLYNY comes from the coding sequence ATGAAGCAGAACAAGATGTTACTCTATGCTTTAATGGCAATTGTTGTGCTGTCTGTCGTTTTTTCGGTGGCAACATACAATACACCCGGAAATGGTGATAAGGAACAGTCTGTAAAGCCTTCCGTGGCATCCACTTCAGGTTCCTTTAAAGACCTGATGGAAATGACAGCTATGGAAAATACAAACAATGCTCTCCAGCTGACAATCTACTCCGGCAACTTTGCCCTTGTCAAGGAAAAAAGGCAGGCACAGCTGGAAGAGGGTTATAATAATCTCAGGTATTCGGATGTACCGACCAGGATAGAACCATCATCCGTCATTCTGGAAGATACCGGTGACAATGGCATTTCGATAATCGAGCAGACATACCGCTATGACGTAGCCAGTAGGTCCGGCCTGCTGGAAACTTATACAGGCAAGGAAATAATGGCATATGACACCGATGGAAAACAGTACACAGGAACCCTTCTGAGTTACCGGGACGGGCTGGTCCTGCAGACTACAGAAGGTGTCATAAGCCTGTCCGAGACTTCAAAGATTGAATACCCGGATTCAGCAGACCTGCTCACAAATCCGACTCTCATCTGGCAACTGTATTCTCCCATTTCCGGTAATGTGGAGATGCTCACATCCTATATCACAAATGGAATTGGCTGGGACATGGGCTATGTTATCAAGACTGATGCTGAAGAAAAAACGGCTGATATCGAGGGATGGGTCAATATAGATAACAATGCAGGTACATCATTTGAGGATGCAACAATAAAACTAATGGCAGGCGATATTAACAGGCAGTCTGCACAAAAAGCCTATGATTCTGTGAGATACGAAGTTCCCGCTGAAGAAGCTGCTGCGGGTTCCTTTGACCGGGAAAGTTTTTCGGAATACCACATGTACACCTTGAAACGCCAGTCCAGCCTGCCGGATAAACAATCCAAGCAGATCTCCCTGTTCTCAAAGGACAATGTGCCTGTGGAGAAGGAACTGGTTTACGACAGCTGGAATGGTGACAGGGTCAGTATCAGTCTCACTCTGGACAATTCAGAGGAAGAAGGGCCTGGAGTTCCGTTACCTGCAGGGGTTGCAAAACTCTACCAGCCTGACAGTGCAGGCCATCTCCAGTTTGCAGGTGAGGACAGGATCGATCATACACCGGTAGGGGACAGCATCCGCCTTACAGCTGGATATGCATTCGATGTGACCGGTGAAAGAGAACAGGTCGAATATGAGAGAATTGGTACAAACAGATACAGGACCACAAACAGGATCACAATTTCCAACTACAAGGAAACAAATGAAGAAGTTGTGATAGTGGAACGCCTCTATGGAGATTGGGAAATCACCAAATCATCCCACCCATACACCAAGCAGGATGCAAATACCATCGAATTCAAGGTAGAAGTGCCTGCTGAGGGAGATGTGGAAGTTACCTATACATCCCTCTACAATTACTGA